The Carassius auratus strain Wakin unplaced genomic scaffold, ASM336829v1 scaf_tig00011994, whole genome shotgun sequence genome window below encodes:
- the LOC113073342 gene encoding microtubule-associated protein RP/EB family member 1-like isoform X2 has product MRRKDSYYVKYFPDVSVRDDAIRPQNKPTHDLRKRSAGEQEDMAVNVHSTSVTSDNLSRHDMLAWINESLQMNFTKIELLCSGAAYCQFMDMLFPGCIPLKKVKFGAKLEHEYIHNFKILQAAFKRMGVDKIIPVDKLVKGKFQDNFEFVQWFKKFFDANYDGKDYDPVEARQGQDTMPAPNPSMPALSKPRKIMNAAPQRAAVAKVTPKMVPSSARRPGAGGDDERAELIQELNILKSTIQDMEKERDFYFGKLRNIELICQEKDGEGDPTLQRIVDILYATDEGFVIPDAESEDQEEF; this is encoded by the exons ATGAGACGAAAAGACTCTTATTATGTCAAATATTTCCCCGACGTATCCGTACGTGATGACGCAATCCGCCCACAGAACAAACCGACGCATGATCTGAGAAAAAGAAGCGCCGGCGAACAAGAG GACATGGCTGTGAACGTACATTCCACTTCAGTGACTAGCGACAATCTGAGTCGCCATGACATGCTCGCGTGGATCAATGAGTCTCTACAGATGAACTTTACCAAGATCGAGCTTTTATGTTCAG GTGCAGCCTACTGCCAGTTCATGGACATGCTGTTTCCAGGCTGCATACCTTTGAAGAAAGTAAAATTTGGTGCAAAGTTAGAGCATGAATACATTCACAATTTTAAGATATTGCAGGCCGCCTTCAAGAGGATGGGTGTTGACAAA ATTATCCCGGTTGACAAGTTGGTGAAGGGCAAATTTCAAGACAATTTTGAATTTGTTCAGTGGTTTAAGAAGTTCTTTGATGCTAACTATGATGGAAAGGACTATGACCCAGTGGAAGCGCGACAGGGCCAGGACACCATGCCTGCACCCAACCCCTCCATGCCTGCCCTCAGCAAGCCCAGGAAGATCATGAATGCAG CGCCACAGAGAGCAGCGGTTGCAAAGGTGACACCCAAGATGGTGCCTAGCTCTGCGCGGAGACCTGGTGCTGGCGGTGATGACGAAAGGGCGGAGCTTATTCAAGAG TTAAACATCTTGAAGTCTACAATCCAGGACATGGAGAAGGAGCGGGACTTTTACTTTGGCAAACTGAGGAACATTGAGCTGATCTGTCAAGAGAAGGATGGTGAAGGAGACCCCACCCTGCAGAGGATTGTGGATATTCTCTATGCCACAGAC GAGGGGTTTGTCATCCCAGACGCTGAGTCAGAGGACCAGGAGGAGTTCTAA
- the LOC113073342 gene encoding microtubule-associated protein RP/EB family member 1-like isoform X1 → MRRKDSYYVKYFPDVSVRDDAIRPQNKPTHDLRKRSAGEQEDMAVNVHSTSVTSDNLSRHDMLAWINESLQMNFTKIELLCSGAAYCQFMDMLFPGCIPLKKVKFGAKLEHEYIHNFKILQAAFKRMGVDKIIPVDKLVKGKFQDNFEFVQWFKKFFDANYDGKDYDPVEARQGQDTMPAPNPSMPALSKPRKIMNAVHQSSSVKTATPAAAVIAPQRAAVAKVTPKMVPSSARRPGAGGDDERAELIQELNILKSTIQDMEKERDFYFGKLRNIELICQEKDGEGDPTLQRIVDILYATDEGFVIPDAESEDQEEF, encoded by the exons ATGAGACGAAAAGACTCTTATTATGTCAAATATTTCCCCGACGTATCCGTACGTGATGACGCAATCCGCCCACAGAACAAACCGACGCATGATCTGAGAAAAAGAAGCGCCGGCGAACAAGAG GACATGGCTGTGAACGTACATTCCACTTCAGTGACTAGCGACAATCTGAGTCGCCATGACATGCTCGCGTGGATCAATGAGTCTCTACAGATGAACTTTACCAAGATCGAGCTTTTATGTTCAG GTGCAGCCTACTGCCAGTTCATGGACATGCTGTTTCCAGGCTGCATACCTTTGAAGAAAGTAAAATTTGGTGCAAAGTTAGAGCATGAATACATTCACAATTTTAAGATATTGCAGGCCGCCTTCAAGAGGATGGGTGTTGACAAA ATTATCCCGGTTGACAAGTTGGTGAAGGGCAAATTTCAAGACAATTTTGAATTTGTTCAGTGGTTTAAGAAGTTCTTTGATGCTAACTATGATGGAAAGGACTATGACCCAGTGGAAGCGCGACAGGGCCAGGACACCATGCCTGCACCCAACCCCTCCATGCCTGCCCTCAGCAAGCCCAGGAAGATCATGAATGCAG TCCATCAGTCTTCTTCTGTGAAGACTGCCACCCCAGCTGCTGCTGTAATTG CGCCACAGAGAGCAGCGGTTGCAAAGGTGACACCCAAGATGGTGCCTAGCTCTGCGCGGAGACCTGGTGCTGGCGGTGATGACGAAAGGGCGGAGCTTATTCAAGAG TTAAACATCTTGAAGTCTACAATCCAGGACATGGAGAAGGAGCGGGACTTTTACTTTGGCAAACTGAGGAACATTGAGCTGATCTGTCAAGAGAAGGATGGTGAAGGAGACCCCACCCTGCAGAGGATTGTGGATATTCTCTATGCCACAGAC GAGGGGTTTGTCATCCCAGACGCTGAGTCAGAGGACCAGGAGGAGTTCTAA